The Magnolia sinica isolate HGM2019 chromosome 10, MsV1, whole genome shotgun sequence genome includes a window with the following:
- the LOC131217003 gene encoding V-type proton ATPase subunit G-like isoform X3, with amino-acid sequence MRLNIPFIFQFIFAIMANMKGQGGIQMLLTAEQEAQQTVTGARNMKMTRLRQAKQEADREAAAYRAYLEDEHRRKDLEVAVVSIKGKILFGLLF; translated from the exons ATGAGGTTAAATATTCctttcatttttcagttcatatTTGCCATCATGGCCAACATGAAGGGACAAGGTGGTATTCAGATGTTGTTGACAGCTGAACAAGAGGCTCAACAAACTGTCACTGGTGCAAGAAATA TGAAAATGACGAGGTTGAGGCAAGCAAAACAGGAAGCAGATAGGGAAGCTGCAGCTTATCGTGCTTATTTGGAGGATGAGCATCGACGAAAAGATTTGGAG GTAGCTGTGGTGAGCATAAAGGGGAAGATCCTTTTTGGGCTACTTTTCTGA
- the LOC131217003 gene encoding V-type proton ATPase subunit G-like isoform X1, with the protein MRLNIPFIFQFIFAIMANMKGQGGIQMLLTAEQEAQQTVTGARNMKMTRLRQAKQEADREAAAYRAYLEDEHRRKDLESSGYSGSTVKRLEEETEVKIQNLKNMTERISSDVISMIMKHVTTVKT; encoded by the exons ATGAGGTTAAATATTCctttcatttttcagttcatatTTGCCATCATGGCCAACATGAAGGGACAAGGTGGTATTCAGATGTTGTTGACAGCTGAACAAGAGGCTCAACAAACTGTCACTGGTGCAAGAAATA TGAAAATGACGAGGTTGAGGCAAGCAAAACAGGAAGCAGATAGGGAAGCTGCAGCTTATCGTGCTTATTTGGAGGATGAGCATCGACGAAAAGATTTGGAG AGCAGTGGTTATTCTGGGTCAACTGTGAAGCGTCTTGAAGAGGAAACCGAAGTGAAGATCCAGAACTTGAAGAACATGACTGAAAGAATTTCATCTGATGTAATTAGCATGATCATGAAGCATGTCACAACCGTTAAAACTTAA
- the LOC131217003 gene encoding V-type proton ATPase subunit G-like isoform X2, whose protein sequence is MANMKGQGGIQMLLTAEQEAQQTVTGARNMKMTRLRQAKQEADREAAAYRAYLEDEHRRKDLESSGYSGSTVKRLEEETEVKIQNLKNMTERISSDVISMIMKHVTTVKT, encoded by the exons ATGGCCAACATGAAGGGACAAGGTGGTATTCAGATGTTGTTGACAGCTGAACAAGAGGCTCAACAAACTGTCACTGGTGCAAGAAATA TGAAAATGACGAGGTTGAGGCAAGCAAAACAGGAAGCAGATAGGGAAGCTGCAGCTTATCGTGCTTATTTGGAGGATGAGCATCGACGAAAAGATTTGGAG AGCAGTGGTTATTCTGGGTCAACTGTGAAGCGTCTTGAAGAGGAAACCGAAGTGAAGATCCAGAACTTGAAGAACATGACTGAAAGAATTTCATCTGATGTAATTAGCATGATCATGAAGCATGTCACAACCGTTAAAACTTAA